TGAAAGGGAACATCCTCTTTTTTGGGTGCGGCAGCATGGGGAGTGCACTTGTCCGAGGATTAGCGCGGGATGGGTGGCACAAGAAGTACCACTTTCTCCTCTTTGATAAGGTGAAAGAGCGAGCGCAAAATCTTGCAAGCTCCTGCGGTGGAACCTGGGTGGACAATCCCCTCCTCTATCCTCCGAAATTTGTCTTTTTTGCCGTTAAACCGAAAGACGTCCAAGAAGCGGCTCAGAATCTTTCCTCCTGGCAGGAGGGAGTTCTCGTTTCTGTTGTCGCAGGAGTAACCGTGCAGGAACTCAAGGAGTACTTTGCCCTTCCTGTTGTGCGCATGATGCCCAATCTCTGTGTGGAGGTTGGAGAAGGCGTTGTTCCGGTGCACTTTTCTCCGGAAGTAAAGGAAGAGGACCGGGAAGAGCTCCTCTTCCTTCTTGCTTCCTTGGGATGGGTGTTTGAGGCAAATGAGGAGGAATTGGGTCTTTTCACCGCCCTGAGTGGAAGTGGTCCTGGCATTGTTGCCCGCTTTGTCGAAGGACTCATGGATGGAGGGGTGAAAATCGGTCTTCCTTGGGAGAAGAGCTTGCGCCTTGCAGTGCAAACCGTTCTTGGGACAGCTCTGCTCCTCAAAGAGAAGGGGGTTCATCCTGGAGTTTTGAAAAATCTCGTCGCCTCTCCGGGAGGAACAACTATTGCCGGTCTTCACGTTCTTGAGCGGGCAGGCTTTGGAGGCATTCTTATGGAGAGCATAGAGGCAACCTATCAGAGGGTTCAAGAGCTCGTCAGGAAAGCGAGGTGAGGAGTTTGCCTTTGAAACCTGAGGATATTGCAGAAGCAGAGTTCAGCCGGTCGTTTCGAGGGTACAACGAGGATGAGGTTCGGGAATTCCTCGAAGAGGTAGCAGCACAAGTAGCCCTTGTGCTTGAAGAGAATAAGGAACTCCGCCGAAAGCTGTCAGAGCAAGAGGAGTACCTGCGGAGGATGCAGGCTCAGCTTGAGGAATGGAAAAAACAGGCGGAGGTTGAGAAAGAATTGGCACGCCGGGAGTCGCAGATGATTATCAAAGAAGCACGGCTTCGGGCCCAAAAGATTGTGGATGAAGCTCTCGAGAAGAAGCGAGAAATCGAGGCTTCCTACAGAGGTCTTTTTGAGAAGTACCGACTCTTCCAGATTCGTTTCAAGTCTCTCCTGCAGACTTTTATGGAGAGCCTGGAGAAAGAGGGCCTCAAGGAAGAGGAACAAGAAGAGAGCGTTAGCACTGAGGTTGTCCGCTTCTCCTTTCACGATCTCCGCAACGAAGGAAAAATTGGGAAGTAAGGTGATGGGAAAAGTCGCCTTTTTTCTCCTGTGGTTTCTCGGGGTCTTCTTCGACCAGCTGACGAAGTGGTGGGCAGAAGGGTTCCTGAGGGAGG
Above is a window of Candidatus Caldatribacterium sp. DNA encoding:
- the proC gene encoding pyrroline-5-carboxylate reductase — protein: MKGNILFFGCGSMGSALVRGLARDGWHKKYHFLLFDKVKERAQNLASSCGGTWVDNPLLYPPKFVFFAVKPKDVQEAAQNLSSWQEGVLVSVVAGVTVQELKEYFALPVVRMMPNLCVEVGEGVVPVHFSPEVKEEDREELLFLLASLGWVFEANEEELGLFTALSGSGPGIVARFVEGLMDGGVKIGLPWEKSLRLAVQTVLGTALLLKEKGVHPGVLKNLVASPGGTTIAGLHVLERAGFGGILMESIEATYQRVQELVRKAR
- a CDS encoding DivIVA domain-containing protein, which gives rise to MPLKPEDIAEAEFSRSFRGYNEDEVREFLEEVAAQVALVLEENKELRRKLSEQEEYLRRMQAQLEEWKKQAEVEKELARRESQMIIKEARLRAQKIVDEALEKKREIEASYRGLFEKYRLFQIRFKSLLQTFMESLEKEGLKEEEQEESVSTEVVRFSFHDLRNEGKIGK